One genomic region from Paraburkholderia azotifigens encodes:
- a CDS encoding aldose 1-epimerase — protein MREAFFHPSAADPATDLRIDDASLVVLSSGETTLVVAPEVGGSIAAYYGVVGEGASQRVLHWLRPATRAALADRDPLRMASFPLFPYCNRIRDARFAFDGREIDLSGDGNRYAHALHGHAWRRPWRVGARTSACVELQFEHVPDPQRRGDWPFRYRASQRIELIGDALRVTLAAQNLSESAMPFGMGHHPYYPRTSNTLVTADVEAMWHADADVLPTHLGSHPAVDALEAGMNADAFDLDNNFGNWKRSATIAWPNEQRSLTMTADAPFDHLVVFAPANDAQLCVEPVTNTTDCFNADEDTRDRSGYHVLQPGEAISAELNWKPQRD, from the coding sequence ATGCGCGAAGCTTTTTTCCATCCGTCCGCGGCCGATCCCGCCACCGATCTGCGCATCGACGATGCCTCGCTTGTCGTGTTGTCGAGCGGCGAGACGACGCTCGTCGTGGCGCCGGAAGTGGGCGGATCGATTGCCGCTTACTACGGCGTGGTGGGCGAAGGGGCGTCGCAGCGCGTGCTGCACTGGCTGCGTCCCGCGACGCGCGCGGCGCTCGCCGATCGCGATCCATTGCGGATGGCGAGCTTTCCGCTCTTTCCATATTGCAATCGCATACGCGATGCGCGCTTCGCATTCGATGGACGCGAGATCGATTTGAGCGGCGACGGCAACCGCTACGCGCACGCGTTGCACGGACATGCGTGGCGCAGGCCGTGGCGAGTCGGTGCGCGCACGTCGGCCTGTGTCGAACTGCAGTTCGAGCATGTGCCCGATCCCCAGCGGCGCGGTGACTGGCCGTTCCGCTATCGCGCGAGCCAGCGTATCGAACTGATCGGCGATGCATTGCGCGTGACGCTTGCCGCGCAGAACCTGTCGGAGAGCGCGATGCCGTTCGGCATGGGCCACCATCCGTATTACCCGCGCACATCGAACACGCTGGTCACGGCGGACGTCGAGGCCATGTGGCACGCCGACGCCGACGTGCTGCCGACGCATCTGGGTTCACACCCTGCCGTCGATGCGCTCGAGGCGGGCATGAACGCCGACGCGTTCGACCTCGACAACAACTTCGGCAACTGGAAGCGCAGCGCAACGATTGCGTGGCCGAATGAGCAACGCTCGCTGACGATGACGGCCGATGCGCCATTCGATCATCTGGTGGTGTTTGCGCCCGCGAACGACGCGCAGCTTTGCGTCGAGCCCGTCACGAACACGACCGACTGCTTCAACGCCGACGAAGACACGCGCGACCGCTCGGGCTACCACGTGCTTCAGCCCGGCGAGGCGATCAGCGCCGAACTCAACTGGAAACCGCAGCGCGACTGA
- a CDS encoding LacI family DNA-binding transcriptional regulator, producing the protein MTDIAKLTGVSQSTVSLVLNNATSAKFSEATRNKVLKAAQDLGYRLSAREPLPPSSDERNLIIYLADEISTSPHPVVNIDGARDAAYANGKLLAVYSTHGNADIEQQVLDAVLTSPTVFGVIYATVYTRKVALPAALSRVPTVLLNCYTSEGGQSSIVPAEVAGGHVATEYLLRAGHRRIGYINGEHWQDAAKDRLKGYRTALATADLPFAPELVRDGDWSSGTGFEHTLSLMREPHPPTAIFCANDLMALGAIEALKQLGYRVPDDVSVLGYDDQEIARHTHPPLSTVVLPNYELGRWAVETLLQEVHNQAAGAPVRHRMVKLDGPLIERGSVREITEAKHTAINIISD; encoded by the coding sequence ATGACCGATATCGCCAAGCTTACCGGCGTATCGCAATCGACCGTTTCGCTCGTTCTCAACAACGCGACCAGCGCCAAGTTTTCCGAAGCGACCCGCAACAAGGTGCTCAAGGCCGCGCAGGACCTCGGCTATCGCCTGTCTGCGCGCGAGCCGCTGCCGCCGTCGTCCGACGAACGCAATCTGATCATCTATCTCGCCGACGAAATCTCGACGAGCCCGCATCCCGTCGTGAACATCGACGGCGCGCGCGACGCCGCCTATGCGAACGGCAAGCTGCTCGCCGTCTACTCGACGCACGGCAACGCGGACATCGAACAGCAGGTGCTCGACGCCGTGCTGACGAGCCCGACGGTGTTCGGCGTGATTTACGCGACCGTCTATACCCGCAAGGTCGCGCTGCCCGCCGCGCTGTCGCGCGTGCCGACCGTCCTGCTGAACTGCTACACCAGCGAGGGCGGCCAGTCGTCGATCGTGCCCGCCGAAGTCGCGGGCGGCCACGTCGCGACGGAATATCTGCTGCGCGCGGGACACAGGCGGATCGGCTACATCAACGGCGAGCACTGGCAGGACGCGGCCAAAGACCGCCTGAAGGGCTATCGCACCGCGCTCGCCACGGCAGACCTGCCGTTCGCGCCGGAACTGGTGCGCGATGGCGACTGGAGCTCGGGCACGGGCTTCGAGCACACGCTGTCGCTGATGCGCGAACCGCATCCGCCGACGGCGATCTTCTGCGCCAACGACCTGATGGCGCTCGGCGCGATCGAGGCGCTCAAACAGCTCGGGTATCGCGTACCCGACGACGTCTCCGTGCTCGGCTACGACGATCAGGAAATCGCGCGCCATACACATCCGCCACTGTCGACGGTCGTGCTGCCGAACTACGAGCTGGGCCGCTGGGCCGTCGAAACGCTGCTGCAGGAAGTACACAACCAGGCAGCCGGCGCACCCGTGCGGCACCGGATGGTGAAGCTCGACGGTCCGCTGATCGAACGCGGCTCAGTCAGGGAAATTACCGAGGCAAAACACACCGCAATTAATATTATTAGTGATTGA
- a CDS encoding endonuclease/exonuclease/phosphatase family protein, protein MRNPEELIRENLDRKDFIAVSWNLHKGRSPLGFQAWQAMQRWVQSVHADAYFLQEAMARRMPGPMLASSFGARMGDFDNDVWHCQATEIADSLRLQIALGPNVFKPSWRHGNAILSPHPLDLGGRWDISAHRFERRGLLVARATFGGHSVTLLCAHLALTRQARLRQMNWIAHWISKEAPDGPLVLAGDFNDWRNDSVPLFREHGLEEVATLLGETGRTFPAFSPALALDKMFVRGMKPIEWIQPAQETAWLSDHLPYMARLRVE, encoded by the coding sequence ATGCGAAACCCCGAAGAACTGATACGCGAAAACCTCGACCGGAAAGACTTCATCGCTGTGAGCTGGAACCTGCATAAGGGGCGTTCGCCACTCGGCTTCCAGGCCTGGCAGGCGATGCAGCGCTGGGTGCAATCCGTCCATGCCGACGCGTATTTTCTGCAGGAAGCGATGGCGCGCCGGATGCCGGGGCCCATGCTGGCAAGCTCGTTCGGGGCGCGCATGGGTGACTTCGACAATGACGTGTGGCACTGCCAGGCCACGGAAATCGCCGACTCGCTGCGACTGCAGATCGCGCTCGGACCGAACGTGTTCAAGCCGTCGTGGCGGCACGGCAACGCCATCCTGTCGCCGCATCCGCTTGATCTCGGCGGACGCTGGGATATCTCGGCGCACCGCTTCGAACGGCGCGGCCTGCTCGTCGCGCGCGCCACATTCGGCGGCCATTCGGTGACGCTGCTGTGCGCGCATCTCGCGCTCACGCGCCAGGCGCGTTTGCGGCAGATGAACTGGATCGCGCACTGGATTTCCAAGGAAGCGCCCGACGGTCCGCTCGTGCTCGCGGGCGATTTCAACGACTGGCGCAACGATTCCGTGCCGCTCTTTCGCGAGCACGGCCTCGAGGAAGTGGCGACGCTGCTCGGCGAGACGGGCCGCACATTTCCCGCATTTTCGCCGGCGCTTGCGCTCGACAAGATGTTCGTGCGCGGCATGAAGCCGATCGAATGGATCCAGCCCGCGCAAGAGACTGCGTGGCTGTCGGACCACCTGCCGTACATGGCGCGCCTGCGCGTCGAATAA